AGTATATCGAAGCGCGCTGGCTGTTTAACGCTTCTGCTGAGCAGATGGAAGTCATTATTCATCCGCAGTCAGTGATTCACTCGATGGTACGTTACCGTGATGGCAGCGTTCTGGCTCAGTTAGGATCACCTGATATGCGTACACCGATTGCCCATGCGATGGCTTATCCCGAGCGTGTGACATCGGGCGCAAAAGCGTTAGATTTTTGCCAGATTGGCGCGCTGACATTTTTGGCGCCGGACTATGCGCGCTATCCTTGTTTGCAGTTGGCAATTGATGCCTGTAATCATGGTCAGTCAGCCACGACGGCATTGAACGCCGCGAATGAAATTGCGGTAGCGGCATTTTTGCAGTCGCAGATTCGCTTTACGGATATTGCGGCGGTAAATCGGCATGTTATTGAACAACTTACATTACCAGAACCCGCCAGTGTTGATGATGTTCTTGACATCGATCGCTGGGCTAGACAGGCCGCAGCACAGATCCTGACACACTACGCGCGATAGCCGGATAGACCCGTGGCACAATTTGTTCATGTGCGGTGGAGGTGGTATAGTCTGCGCCACTCAGTGGTTGATTATGCGAAAGTTGTTTAATCGACCGTGAAGCTAAGCCGTGATCGTTCACGGCTTTTTTTGCGCTAACGGGGTCTGATGTTACGGAAGGACTGTTGTATTTCTTGCTTGAGGAAATAAGTACGCGTTATGCCGTCCGATAATCAAAAAAATACTCACGATCTGCCACCCGCCGGACCGCGGCATGTTGCCATTATCATGGATGGCAATGGTCGCTGGGCGAAAAGCCGGGGGAAAATGCGGATTTTTGGCCATCAGGCTGGTGTAAAGGCTGTGCGACGTTCAGTCAGTTTTGCAGTAAGCCAAGGGCTGGACGCACTAACGCTTTATGCATTTAGTAGTGAAAACTGGAACCGTCCGGCGCAGGAAGTTTCCGCACTCATGGAACTGTTTGTTCGGGCGCTGGACAGCGAAGTAAAAAGCCTGCACAAGCACAATGTTCGCTTAAGGGTCGTCGGCGATATCGGCCGCTTCAGTCCTCGCTTGCAAGAGCGCATCCGCCGTTCGGAGACGCTGACGGAAAAGAATCAGGGGCTCACACTGAATATTGCTGCGAATTATGGCGGCCGTTGGGATATTATTCAGGGAGTACGGCAACTTGCAGAGCAGGTGCAGGAAGGCATTCTGCGTCCTGATAGTATTGATGAAGCATCATTATGTCAGTACATCTGTCTGAATGATCTGGC
The genomic region above belongs to Pectobacterium colocasium and contains:
- the ispU gene encoding (2E,6E)-farnesyl-diphosphate-specific ditrans,polycis-undecaprenyl-diphosphate synthase, with protein sequence MPSDNQKNTHDLPPAGPRHVAIIMDGNGRWAKSRGKMRIFGHQAGVKAVRRSVSFAVSQGLDALTLYAFSSENWNRPAQEVSALMELFVRALDSEVKSLHKHNVRLRVVGDIGRFSPRLQERIRRSETLTEKNQGLTLNIAANYGGRWDIIQGVRQLAEQVQEGILRPDSIDEASLCQYICLNDLAPVDLVIRTGGEHRISNFLLWQIAYAELYFTDVLWPDFDEQVFEGALNAFAQRERRFGGTTPIDADAS